The genomic DNA cattcgagtcttctgtaagccgcggccagagaaagccgcggcttattttctctcgtataaatgggggtatggccctattgtgattgaccatcttcggaagttcgtggttgacgagcaccttgatcattcatttggcatgttagctgtgtcatttcaacttttcaacttttatttatcccaactaatgtcgatcgagatacataattactgttcctttgtgttcaaaatgtctttagggcagcaaaccCGAAACcgtataaaacaagcttaaaattgctgagaaaaaaatcgcataatttacattatttatggcataattggcctttctaatcgcacaatctgccctgaaaaaatcgcataatttgcattttttaatcgcaccctatcagaaggcctgataaCAGGACTACAGATTGATAacataaataaatttaatacCAGTAATAAGGCCATTCATCATTGTTTgtagacaataataattattaaagattATGTCACAGAAATTTGTTTTTGTGGCAGCATTTGGAAATAagtttggattttttttcatgGCTGTGCTGGCTTTgataaagttaatttttttagtgAGGCAGAGACTGCAAATTTTAGATTTGATACATGTATTCAATAGTTCTGAAGGGAAATTGAACCAGTAGTGGTATAGGCAGTGTTAGTGTTCTACAGAtcctacatgtactgtatttgGAGAGTTCGGTACTTTTAGCGAATGCTTCGATTGGAAATTTAGGGAGTACTGCCAGGTGAatgcagagatgccaacctatggagatctaaaatctggagattttttccagccggcctcccctcccctcccccctcgatcaacctacccactccccctccccttctctcccccccccccccccttaaacgcacccacccatctcccagcagctccttcagaatacaagaatattctgccgctattgtgaatttgcgggaaaacagggtacttatatcaagaatttttattggttaatcggagatccaatcaaacaatcggttatatggctatgatagctaaagaaagtcattttgtttagttctattaacgtgtgtttgaaactcagagatgaagaagtgcattaagaaacaatgaaacgagtttgaaaatatcgattttttttaaacttggggatgcaatttgagtctagaatggagaaacgtctgtaaaagtttcagagtcgtttttatccgggagatttaatgacccgtacgggagaccgggagattcgttccgtatccgggagagttggcacgtaTGTGAATGTCTGTTTTTAAAGTCCCTTCTGCTAGTCCAATGTAACACATTTTTCCATGACTGACAGTACTGAAGCATTGATGAAGTCATTGAGCACAGAAGGAGTAATTCATTATTAAATTGCTACAGCTCTGTTTCATAATAATCATTGTGcataataacaaaattcaaagaTTGACCGTACTCATCAAGGGATTTCAAGAAATAACCAATAAATGCTGGAGGTATTATACAAATGCATGGTTGCTATAGCTCCTATACATTATGTTACATTCTATTTCACCTTATAATGAAGGGTTACTAATCCTTAAGTCTATGTTTACACACACACACTGTTGACGATATATAATATACCGGTATATATTTCTTGGGTTTACAGTGCATTCcataagagagagagagagagagagagagagagagagagagagagatggaACACAGACAGGCAGAAGGAAAGAAGGATCAATAGATAAATCTCTTTATATGATAAATGTTGTCATGGACTTACCAAACCGCCATGTTCAAGCATCCATTCCCCAAATCCTTCAAGATATCGACGTTCCCTCTCACCAATGATTAAACCATATAGCTCACCCACTAACAGCAACGCAACTGTCAAAGAAGACCAATGCTCGCACTCCCGGATCAAAGATTCCAACCATGTTAGTACATCAGTCCGGTTATCAACTTGCTTTAGCTGCGACACCACGCTACAGATCATATCTCGATTACCATCTCTAACCTCACAAAGAAACCTGACCACCTCTGCATTGGATACGTAATCAACACTTCCAGCTTCCACCCTACGCATGCGGCCATAACTCACTAAAATGTCATCAACAGCGATGAACATTTCTACTCGTTCTAATTCTAGTAATAAGTCAGCGCGTCCGATCTCATTCAAAAACGGCTTTAGCATAGACATATCTGCACACCACAACAATTTATCATCCACTAAAAATTCCACTAGCTTTAAAACACTTCCGTCATCACTAACATCGACATCCAATTTCGAACGAGGTACTATACCCTTGCACCAAAACTTAAACGCTCCCCTCTCTCCTTTATCCAACGATTTGACAAAACGTAAAATGAAGGACTTAAACAAAGGCGAATGCTCGTAGTTCTCCTGTAGTTTCAGTCTGGAAGTCGCTGGAAGCAACTCCATGATGAAATT from Montipora capricornis isolate CH-2021 chromosome 2, ASM3666992v2, whole genome shotgun sequence includes the following:
- the LOC138018888 gene encoding uncharacterized protein isoform X1 — its product is MELLPATSRLKLQENYEHSPLFKSFILRFVKSLDKGERGAFKFWCKGIVPRSKLDVDVSDDGSVLKLVEFLVDDKLLWCADMSMLKPFLNEIGRADLLLELERVEMFIAVDDILVSYGRMRRVEAGSVDYVSNAEVVRFLCEVRDGNRDMICSVVSQLKQVDNRTDVLTWLESLIRECEHWSSLTVALLLVGELYGLIIGERERRYLEGFGEWMLEHGGLTALKEFIRKKQKGTASGRVALSSIEESIQKTIKSIEHSVDCH
- the LOC138018888 gene encoding uncharacterized protein isoform X2; protein product: MELLPATSRLKLQENYEHSPLFKSFILRFVKSLDKGERGAFKFWCKGIVPRSKLDVDVSDDGSVLKLVEFLVDDKLLWCADMSMLKPFLNEIGRADLLLELERVEMFIAVDDILVSYGRMRRVEAGSVDYVSNAEVVRFLCEVRDGNRDMICSVVSQLKQVDNRTDVLTWLESLIRECEHWSSLTVALLLVGELYGLIIGERERRYLEGFGEWMLEHGGLPSDDHVSSAGNNSQSSDIVWLNLENARPAIFTL